One genomic region from Streptomyces sp. NBC_00582 encodes:
- a CDS encoding adenine phosphoribosyltransferase, with protein sequence MTGIEELLLSRIRDVADYPEPGVMFKDITPLLADPAAFTALTDAFAEIAERTGATKIVGLEARGFILGAPVAVRAGLGFIPVRKAGKLPGATLSQAYDLEYGSAEIEVHAEDLTAGDRILIVDDVLATGGTAEAAIQLIHRAGAEVAGVAVLMELSFLDGRPRLESALGEAARLDALLTV encoded by the coding sequence ATGACCGGCATCGAGGAACTGCTGCTCAGCCGCATCCGTGATGTGGCCGACTACCCGGAGCCGGGCGTGATGTTCAAGGACATCACGCCGCTCCTGGCGGACCCGGCGGCGTTCACCGCGCTCACCGACGCCTTCGCGGAGATCGCCGAGCGCACCGGCGCCACCAAGATCGTCGGCCTGGAGGCCCGGGGCTTCATCCTGGGCGCCCCGGTCGCCGTCCGCGCCGGCCTCGGCTTCATCCCCGTACGCAAGGCGGGCAAGCTCCCCGGAGCCACCCTCAGCCAGGCCTACGACCTGGAGTACGGCTCGGCGGAGATCGAGGTGCACGCCGAGGACCTCACTGCCGGGGACCGGATCCTGATCGTCGACGACGTGCTCGCCACCGGCGGCACCGCCGAGGCGGCGATCCAGCTCATCCACCGCGCGGGCGCCGAGGTCGCGGGCGTCGCCGTCCTGATGGAGCTGAGCTTCCTCGACGGCCGCCCCCGGCTGGAGTCCGCGCTCGGTGAGGCGGCCCGGCTGGACGCCCTGCTGACCGTCTGA
- a CDS encoding RelA/SpoT family protein, whose amino-acid sequence MPDEAQHLTAAKPESASAPAAKPAHDARGPVEHDRSAPVERPAEQPRPKPAPPERPAAAQPPARSASSNRVRARLARLGVQRANPYNPVLEPLLRIVRGNDPKVETATLRQIEKAYQVAERWHRGQKRKSGDPYITHPLAVTTILAELGMDPATLMAGLLHDTVEDTEYGLDDLRRDFGEVVALLVDGVTKLDKVKFGEAAQAETVRKMVVAMAKDPRVLVIKLADRLHNMRTMRYLKREKQEKKARETLEIYAPLAHRLGMNTIKWELEDLAFAILYPKMYDEIVRLVAERAPKRDEYLAIVTDEVQSDLRAARIKATVTGRPKHYYSVYQKMIVRGRDFAEIYDLVGIRVLVDTVRDCYAALGTVHARWNPVPGRFKDYIAMPKFNMYQSLHTTVIGPNGKPVELQIRTFDMHRRAEYGIAAHWKYKQEAVAGASKVRTDVPKAGKGKDDHLNDMAWLRQLLDWQKETEDPSEFLESLRFDLSRNEVFVFTPKGDVIALPAGATPVDFAYAVHTEVGHRTIGARVNGRLVPLESTLDNGDLVEVFTSKATGAGPSRDWLGFVKSPRARNKIRAWFSKERRDEAIEHGKDAIARAMRKQNLPIQRILTGDSLVTLAHEMRYPDISSLYAAIGEGHVAAQNVVQKLVQALGGEEAASEEIDEAVPPSRTRGRKRRSNQDPGVVVKGVDDVWVKLARCCTPVPGDPIIGFVTRGSGVSVHRSDCVNVESLSREPERILDVEWAPTQSSVFLVAIQVEALDRSRLLSDVTRVLSDQHVNILSAAVQTSRDRVATSRFTFEMGDPKHLGHVLKAVRGVEGVYDVYRVTSARRP is encoded by the coding sequence TTGCCAGACGAGGCCCAGCACCTGACCGCCGCCAAGCCCGAGTCCGCCTCGGCACCCGCGGCCAAGCCGGCGCACGACGCCCGCGGGCCGGTCGAGCACGACCGTTCCGCGCCCGTCGAGAGGCCGGCCGAGCAGCCGCGCCCGAAGCCCGCCCCGCCCGAGCGCCCCGCGGCCGCGCAGCCCCCCGCCCGCTCCGCCTCCTCCAACCGCGTCCGCGCCCGGCTCGCCCGCCTCGGCGTCCAGCGCGCCAACCCCTACAACCCGGTCCTGGAGCCGCTGCTGCGGATAGTGCGCGGCAACGACCCCAAGGTCGAGACGGCGACGCTGCGCCAGATCGAGAAGGCCTACCAGGTCGCCGAGCGCTGGCACCGGGGCCAGAAGCGCAAGAGCGGCGACCCCTACATCACCCACCCCCTCGCGGTGACCACGATCCTCGCCGAGCTCGGCATGGACCCGGCCACGCTGATGGCGGGCCTGCTGCACGACACCGTCGAGGACACCGAGTACGGCCTCGACGACCTGCGCCGCGACTTCGGCGAGGTGGTCGCCCTGCTCGTCGACGGCGTCACCAAGCTGGACAAGGTCAAGTTCGGCGAGGCCGCGCAGGCCGAGACCGTGCGCAAGATGGTCGTCGCCATGGCCAAGGACCCGCGCGTCCTGGTCATCAAGCTCGCCGACCGGCTGCACAACATGCGCACCATGCGCTACCTCAAGCGCGAGAAGCAGGAGAAGAAGGCGCGCGAGACCCTCGAGATCTACGCGCCGCTCGCCCACCGCCTCGGCATGAACACCATCAAGTGGGAGCTGGAGGACCTCGCGTTCGCGATCCTCTACCCCAAGATGTACGACGAGATCGTACGGCTGGTGGCCGAAAGGGCTCCCAAGCGTGACGAGTATCTGGCGATAGTGACCGACGAGGTCCAGTCCGACCTGCGCGCCGCCCGCATCAAGGCGACCGTCACCGGCCGCCCCAAGCACTACTACAGCGTCTACCAGAAGATGATCGTCCGCGGCCGGGACTTCGCGGAGATCTACGACCTGGTGGGCATCCGCGTCCTGGTGGACACCGTCCGCGACTGCTACGCGGCGCTGGGCACCGTCCACGCCCGCTGGAACCCGGTTCCGGGGCGGTTCAAGGACTACATCGCGATGCCCAAGTTCAACATGTACCAGTCGCTGCACACGACGGTCATCGGACCCAACGGCAAGCCCGTCGAACTCCAGATCCGTACGTTCGACATGCACCGCCGCGCCGAGTACGGCATCGCCGCGCACTGGAAGTACAAGCAGGAGGCCGTCGCCGGCGCCTCCAAGGTGCGTACCGACGTACCGAAGGCCGGCAAGGGCAAGGACGACCACCTCAACGACATGGCGTGGCTGCGCCAGCTCCTGGACTGGCAGAAGGAGACCGAGGACCCCAGCGAGTTCCTGGAGTCCCTGCGCTTCGACCTGTCCCGCAACGAGGTCTTCGTCTTCACCCCGAAGGGTGATGTCATCGCGCTCCCCGCGGGTGCCACTCCGGTGGACTTCGCCTACGCGGTCCACACCGAGGTCGGCCACCGCACCATAGGAGCGCGGGTCAACGGCAGGCTCGTACCGCTCGAATCGACGCTGGACAACGGCGACCTGGTGGAGGTCTTCACCTCCAAGGCCACCGGCGCCGGCCCCTCCCGCGACTGGCTGGGCTTCGTCAAGTCGCCCCGGGCCCGCAACAAGATCCGGGCCTGGTTCTCCAAGGAGCGCCGCGACGAGGCGATCGAGCACGGCAAGGACGCCATCGCGCGGGCCATGCGCAAGCAGAACCTGCCGATCCAGCGCATCCTGACCGGCGACTCCCTGGTCACCCTGGCGCACGAGATGCGCTACCCGGACATCTCCTCGCTGTACGCGGCGATCGGCGAGGGCCATGTGGCCGCGCAGAACGTCGTACAGAAGCTGGTGCAGGCCCTCGGCGGCGAGGAGGCGGCCAGCGAGGAGATCGACGAGGCGGTCCCGCCGTCCCGCACCCGAGGCCGCAAGCGGCGCAGCAACCAGGACCCCGGGGTCGTGGTCAAGGGCGTCGACGACGTCTGGGTCAAGCTCGCCCGCTGCTGTACGCCGGTCCCCGGCGACCCGATCATCGGTTTCGTCACCCGCGGTAGTGGCGTATCGGTTCACCGCAGTGACTGCGTCAACGTGGAGTCACTGTCCCGGGAGCCGGAGCGCATCCTGGACGTCGAGTGGGCGCCCACCCAGTCCTCGGTCTTCCTGGTCGCCATCCAGGTCGAGGCGCTGGACCGCTCCCGGCTGCTGTCGGACGTCACCCGCGTCCTGTCCGACCAGCACGTCAACATCCTCTCCGCGGCCGTCCAGACCTCCCGCGACCGGGTCGCGACCTCCCGCTTCACGTTCGAGATGGGCGACCCCAAGCACCTGGGCCACGTCCTGAAGGCCGTACGGGGCGTGGAGGGCGTGTACGACGTCTACCGGGTGACGTCGGCCCGTCGGCCCTGA